The genomic DNA CTATATCGGAGAGGAGGTGAATGGCTTGGTAGAGGGCGTCTATTTTCTCGTTTTCATCGTGGTTTTGGTCGGCTTTGGAGAAGAGGTGGTGAATTTCTTTCTCTGTATCTATGCGGGGTTGCTTGCTCTTTTTACGATGGAGGGTCATAGCGGTGTTCAGTGCTACGCGGTACGCCCAAGTGGAAAATTTAGCCTCTGCACGAAACTGAGGATAGGCGTGCCACAACTGCATCACGATGTCTTGAAACAAGTCCTCGTGGTCTTCTGGATGGTCGGTGTATATTCTACAAACTTTGTGTACCAAACGCTGGTGTTCCTTCAATAACTGCACAAAATCTGCCTCTAAGCGCGCACTCATATTTCTTAATTAGTGTACAAAAATAAGATTCGTTACAAGACTGGGCAATGGAAGTTTTTTTAATTAAAGAAATTGGCTTTAAAAAAGAGCCTTTTAATCCAAAAAAGCCCAGTATTTTGCTGGGCTTTCTATTGAAGTAGAATATGGATTTATTGAAATTTGAGGCTTACACCGAACATAAAATTGATGCCTGCCTGAGGGAAATAATACGGATCTGTGCTGTACACATAACCATTGCTGATGTATTTCTTATCAAACACATTATTGATGAGAAGGTTAAAATCCACCTCGGTTCTTTTAAGGTTAAGGCGGTACTGGGCGCTAAGGTCTGTCAGTGCATAATCATTGATGCGGAATTTCTCGTTTTGAGTGTTGTCCAAATACTGCGACCCTACAAACTGCTCGCTAATACCTACGCTAAAGTTTTGAAACGGCTGAAATTTCAAACCGATATTTCCAATGAAATTAGGAGATAGCGCAATGTCGGTATTGCTGAGCGTGATAGGCAGTCCTTGGGCATCTTGAGCATCCAAATGCTTCACTTTATTTTGGCTTAAAGTGGTGTTGGCAGTCAGTTGCACCTTAGGACTTAGCTGTGCAGAAACGCCCAATTCTAACCCCAAGCGGTGGCTTTTAGGCACATTCTGAAGAACGAAATCCCCCGTGCTGCTGATGAGTCCAGAGTAAACCAACTGATTTTTATAGTTCATATAATAGGCATTGGCGGTAAAGGCGATGGCGTTCCACTGTTTTTCTAAGCCCAGTTCCCAGTCGTAGAGGCGTTCCGCTTGTGCTTGCGCATTGTTTTGGAGCGCGCCTCGGTTAGGTTCTCTATTGGCAACCGCAAACGAGAAAAAGGCTTTTCCATGCGGAATTTTGTAACTGATGCCCGCTTTAGGATTGAAAAACAGCCAGTTTTTGTCCACTTCTATCGCCTCATCATCGCCGTCTAAAATAATTTTGGTATCATAGGTGATGTTTCTAAGCTGAACATCGCCAAAGAGTTCCCATTGGTTGAGTTTAACAATAGCTTTTGCAAACCCAGAAATCTCATTTTTTAGCGAGCGGTTGCGGTAGTATTCGTGTTCGTAGATGTCTTTAAACTGCACCGCAGAAACATTGCCATAATGTCTGCCGTAATATTGATTGGCTACGAGTCCAAAGTTCAAATCCACTTGCTCAAGATTACCATAAAGCGTAGAAACAACACCGTAGAAATCGTTATTTAACCATTTTTTTCTGATGAAATCTGCGCGTGTGATGGTAGCGCCATTAACGATGAGGTCAGGTAAAAGATAACTTTTGAACTTTTTGTTGGCTTTATAGTTTTCAAAATAGCCCTTGCCCTTAGTATAGTGGAGGGTGGTTTCTAACTGCCACTTCGGCGAAAGCCCCTGCTGCCATAGGAGTTGATAATGGTTTTGGCGGTAGTTGTCCGTTTCGTTGTCATAGAAATGTATTTTTCCATCGGCGGTTTCATAAACACCACAAGGGTTGAATGTGCGGTCTGTAGCGAGGGTAGCAGCATCTATACCATACCACGCTTGGTAAGTTTTCTCCTTTCCTCCGAATGCCAACATTCTGATTTTAGTGTTTTTTCCCTCAAAAAGGGCAGAGATGTTATAGGAATCTAAATTTGATGAGGCGCGGTCACGGTAGCCATCAGAGTGGATTTTAGTGTATCGTCCCATTACGGCAACACGGTTGTTGAGGATTTTTCCAGAGTTGAGCTCGGCAGAATATTTATAGGTGTTAAAAGAGCCATAGCTGTCATCGGTTTTAACATAAAACTGATCGGCAGGCGCTTTGGAAATCACATTCACGCTGGCACCGAAGGCAGAAACCCCATTAGAGGAAGTCCCCACACCACGCTGAATAACAATCTGAGAGGCTGTACTTGCCAAATCTGGTACATCTACAAAGAAAGTTCCCTGCGATTCGGAGTCGTTATAAGGAACGCCGTTCATCATCACATTGATGGAAGAGCCCGCTGTACCACGGATTCTCATACCTGTATAGCCCACGCCATTCCCCGCATCTGAAGAGGAAATAACCGACATCTGGTTTTTGAGCAACACAGGAAGGTCTTCGGCTAAATTACGGTGACTCAAATCCTTGTCTACGCTTAGGATGGTTTTAGAAACGGGCAATCTTTTGAGGAGTTTAATCTCCGCGATGTCCTTCGTTTTTGTGGAATCTACTGGCATTTGCTGTGCCAAGTAAAACGAGCTGATGAACAGCCCAGAAAAAATAAATCCTTTCATTCTTATAAATTTTTTTGAGTTTAAAATTTAGTGGGAATAAAAGGGGTATCATTATACAAAGCCTTTGCAGGCACACTTTCCCTAAACAGCATTACCTGTTCATAGGTTCATTGGGTATAATCTCAGCCTATTACAGCACCCCTTTAATTTCTTGAGGGCAAAGATAATCTAATTTATGAAAATACCAAAAATATCGCAGTTTTTTAGTTAAAAAAGAATAAAAGCCTTATCAATGAGGCAGATATTGCGGATGTGTTAAATTGATAGTGTAATCATGGAGACCATAGCCCATTGGATGAAACACTTATTTATAATCAATCTAAATGAATGTAGTGCACGGCTTTAAAAAATAATTTTCTTATTTTTGTAATCATTTATAAATGTTAATAAAATACTTCACAATATGACTTTTGACTTAGATATGATTAAGCGCGTTTACACTGATTTTGAAAACAGAGTAAACGAAGCCAGAGCCTTTATGGGGCGCCCTCTTACTTATTCTGAAAAAATTCTTTGTGCCCACTTATTTAAAGGCCAAAAACCAGAAGCATTTAAAAGAGGAGAATCTTATGTAGATTTTGCACCAGATAGAGTAGCGATGCAAGATGCCACAGCACAGATGGCATTGCTCCAATTTATGCAAGCTGGAAAAACCAAAGTGGCAGTGCCTTCTACAGTGCACGCAGACCACTTGATCCAAGCCAGAGTAGGCGCTGATAAAGATTTACAAGAAGCTGAAAACAAAAATAACGAGGTTTACCAATTCCTACAATCGGTGTCTAATAAATACGGCATTGGCTTCTGGAAGCCAGGGGCAGGGATTATCCACCAAGTGGTATTAGAAAACTATGCATTCCCAGGTGGGATGATGATTGGAACCGACTCCCACACGCCAAATGCAGGTGGTCTCGGGATGGTGGCGATTGGTGTAGGTGGTGCCGATGCGGTAGATGTAATGGCAGGAATGCCTTGGGAGCTTAAATTCCCGAAAATGATAGGGATTAAACTTACAGGTAAACTAAGCGGTTGGACAGCTCCTAAAGATGTGATTCTAAAAGTAGCGGGCATCCTTACGGTAAAAGGAGGTACAGGCGCTATTGTAGAATATTTTGGCGAAGGTGCCGAGGCGCTTTCTTGTACTGGTAAAGGAACTATTTGTAATATGGGAGCGGAGATTGGTGCCACGACTTCTATTTTCGCTTATGATGAAAATATGAGCCAATACTTGCGTTCTACCGATAGAGCGGATTTAGCTGATGCAGCCGATGCCATCAAGCATGTACTCCGTGCTGATGCTGAGGTTTATGAAAATCCAGAGCAATATTACGATCAAGTGATAGAAATCAACCTTTCGGAATTAGAACCACATTTGAACGGCCCTTTCTCTCCAGACATCGCGACGCCAATTTCTCAAATGAAAGAAATTGCGGAGAAAAACGGATGGCCAACCAAAGTAGAGGTCGGTTTAATTGGCTCTTGTACCAACTCTTCTTATGAAGATATTTCTCGTGCCGCTTCCGTAGCGAAACAAGCCAAAGAAAAAAATCTAAAAGTTGCTGCAGAATATACCATTACGCCAGGGTCTGAGCAAGTAAGATACACCGTGGAAAGAGACGGCTATTTGGATACTTTTGATCAAATTGGAGGTAAAGTATTTGCCAACGCTTGTGGTCCTTGTATTGGTCAGTGGGCGAGAGAAGGCGCTGAAAAACAAGAGAAAAACACCATTGTACACTCGTTCAACAGAAACTTCTCTAAAAGAGCCGATGGTAACCCTAATACTTACGCTTTCGTGGCATCGCCAGAGTTGGTAACGGCACTGGCTATCGCTGGAGATTTAACTTTTGATCCAAGAAAAGACAAACTTAAAAACGAAAACGGCGAGGAAGTTCTTTTAGATGAACCTCAAGGTTTTGAGTTGCCTCCAAGAGGTTTTGATGTAGATGATCCAGGTTACATTGCACCAGCCGAAGATGGTTCTAAGGTGGAAGTGATTGTTTCTCCAGAATCTGACCGTCTTCAGTTGTTAGAGGCGTTCCCAGCGTGGGATGGTAATAATGTCTATGGTGTGAGGTTGCTCATCAAGGCTTATGGTAAATGTACAACCGACCACATTTCTATGGCGGGACCTTGGTTGAAGTATAGAGGGCATTTGGATAACATCGCGAACAATACCCTTATCGGTGCGGTTAATGCATACAATATGGAAACCAACAAAGTGAAAAACGAGCTGAATGGTGAGTATATGGAGGTGCCAGCATCAGCGAGAGCTTATAAAAAAGCAGGCGTTAAAACCATTATCGTTGGGGATAACAACTATGGTGAAGGGTCTTCTCGTGAGCACGCAGCGATGCAGCCGAGACACCTTGGTGTAATGGCGGTACTGGTGAAGTCATTCGCGCGTATCCACGAAACCAACCTTAAAAAACAAGGTATGTTAGCCTTGACCTTTGCTAATGAGGCTGATTACGATAAAATCCAAGAAGATGATACTTTCAACTTTATAGATTTGCAAGACTTTGAGCCAGCGAAACCATTGACTATTGAAGTGGTACACGCTGATGGTTCTAAAGATACTATTATGGCAAACCATACATATAACGAAGGGCAAATTGCTTGGTTTAGAGCAGGTTCTGCTTTAAATTTGATTAAGCAAGAGCAAGAAAATAAATAATAATTTGATTTTAATGGTTAGTAAAGAAAACGCCGCTTTCAATTTTTTGAAGCGGCGTTTTTGTTTTTTAGAATTTTGTATTATATATATGAAAAAATTTGATTGCCCGTTTAATGTAATAATTCTTCCAATATAGGTTAATATAGAGATTATTGGAGTTTATTTAAAGTATTGGTTGTTAATTGATTTTAAATTTATTAAGTTTCATAAAATTGTAGTTATTATAAAAAATGGGTATATAATTTCATATTATTGCCCTTGAAAGATAAAAAACTTAAAAATTATAGTTA from Riemerella columbina includes the following:
- a CDS encoding RNA polymerase sigma factor; this encodes MSARLEADFVQLLKEHQRLVHKVCRIYTDHPEDHEDLFQDIVMQLWHAYPQFRAEAKFSTWAYRVALNTAMTLHRKKSKQPRIDTEKEIHHLFSKADQNHDENEKIDALYQAIHLLSDIEKALIMLFLEDHSYREIGNILGISEGNARIKMMRTREKLKQLIKP
- a CDS encoding TonB-dependent receptor; translation: MKGFIFSGLFISSFYLAQQMPVDSTKTKDIAEIKLLKRLPVSKTILSVDKDLSHRNLAEDLPVLLKNQMSVISSSDAGNGVGYTGMRIRGTAGSSINVMMNGVPYNDSESQGTFFVDVPDLASTASQIVIQRGVGTSSNGVSAFGASVNVISKAPADQFYVKTDDSYGSFNTYKYSAELNSGKILNNRVAVMGRYTKIHSDGYRDRASSNLDSYNISALFEGKNTKIRMLAFGGKEKTYQAWYGIDAATLATDRTFNPCGVYETADGKIHFYDNETDNYRQNHYQLLWQQGLSPKWQLETTLHYTKGKGYFENYKANKKFKSYLLPDLIVNGATITRADFIRKKWLNNDFYGVVSTLYGNLEQVDLNFGLVANQYYGRHYGNVSAVQFKDIYEHEYYRNRSLKNEISGFAKAIVKLNQWELFGDVQLRNITYDTKIILDGDDEAIEVDKNWLFFNPKAGISYKIPHGKAFFSFAVANREPNRGALQNNAQAQAERLYDWELGLEKQWNAIAFTANAYYMNYKNQLVYSGLISSTGDFVLQNVPKSHRLGLELGVSAQLSPKVQLTANTTLSQNKVKHLDAQDAQGLPITLSNTDIALSPNFIGNIGLKFQPFQNFSVGISEQFVGSQYLDNTQNEKFRINDYALTDLSAQYRLNLKRTEVDFNLLINNVFDKKYISNGYVYSTDPYYFPQAGINFMFGVSLKFQ
- a CDS encoding aconitate hydratase, producing MTFDLDMIKRVYTDFENRVNEARAFMGRPLTYSEKILCAHLFKGQKPEAFKRGESYVDFAPDRVAMQDATAQMALLQFMQAGKTKVAVPSTVHADHLIQARVGADKDLQEAENKNNEVYQFLQSVSNKYGIGFWKPGAGIIHQVVLENYAFPGGMMIGTDSHTPNAGGLGMVAIGVGGADAVDVMAGMPWELKFPKMIGIKLTGKLSGWTAPKDVILKVAGILTVKGGTGAIVEYFGEGAEALSCTGKGTICNMGAEIGATTSIFAYDENMSQYLRSTDRADLADAADAIKHVLRADAEVYENPEQYYDQVIEINLSELEPHLNGPFSPDIATPISQMKEIAEKNGWPTKVEVGLIGSCTNSSYEDISRAASVAKQAKEKNLKVAAEYTITPGSEQVRYTVERDGYLDTFDQIGGKVFANACGPCIGQWAREGAEKQEKNTIVHSFNRNFSKRADGNPNTYAFVASPELVTALAIAGDLTFDPRKDKLKNENGEEVLLDEPQGFELPPRGFDVDDPGYIAPAEDGSKVEVIVSPESDRLQLLEAFPAWDGNNVYGVRLLIKAYGKCTTDHISMAGPWLKYRGHLDNIANNTLIGAVNAYNMETNKVKNELNGEYMEVPASARAYKKAGVKTIIVGDNNYGEGSSREHAAMQPRHLGVMAVLVKSFARIHETNLKKQGMLALTFANEADYDKIQEDDTFNFIDLQDFEPAKPLTIEVVHADGSKDTIMANHTYNEGQIAWFRAGSALNLIKQEQENK